The following DNA comes from Brassica oleracea var. oleracea cultivar TO1000 chromosome C5, BOL, whole genome shotgun sequence.
AGACTTTCACATACAAAAGTGAACAAAAGAAAGTGAAAGATTTGTTGTTACTAGTGTCTGTTTTCCTCTGCAGATTCACAAGGGCGACGCACTCATTCTTTTACAGGAATGACGAAGAGGATGAAGAGTGACTGACACCACTCACACTAGCACACTGTTGCCTCTCCATCTCTTGTTTAGTCCAAAATGCAACAAACAAAAATACAATTTGAGGTCTTATTTGGCCTGTAAGGGTGAATCCAAACTTTTTGTTCTAATCAGGGGAAACAAAAGGGCGGGAATTTACAATGGGAATGGAAATATACATTTGCAGGGACAGTTCTGTGATTAAATTAAGCCGTTGATGGACTTGGATAAGAAGTTACTGTGATCACATTCTCTCTCTCACTCCTCGGTACACAGCACCAGCTTGAAGATCATCCATGTTGTCTATGTTCCTAAAGCCATCAACTTGCAGATATGTCCATCCGCGTCTAGCCAGAAAATCGCGGTAATCTTCTTCCGTGTAGAATATTTTCTCTTCTGTATGGACTGGTAACTGGTTGGATTCATCGTAATGGCAAACCCTAATGGCCACTCCTGCAAAATGGGTTTTTGGATATTGAGCACTCATCAAAACAGTATATGGGGTCAAAAGATAGGAATGTAGTGGTTGGTCTTACCACCATCGACATGGAGTAGATAGTTTCCTAAGGGCATGTCTCGGTCAAGACAACGAACAACCTGATCTTCATCTTCTAACCAAAACGCCCGCCGGGTTCTTAGCCTAAAAGCAGATCTGATTGTCTCTTTGATTGCTTCAGCAGTACCATCAATGCCGATTCTTCTTGTATAGTCGCCAAATTTCACAGTTATGACCCTCCCACCAAAAGGCTGTCCATGAGCATCACCACCTGCTTGTATAAATATTGAAACAAAGAAAAAAAAAGCTTTAATTATGTAAGTGATTTTGGTTCATAAGAGTTAGAAAACGCAGTTATTACATATACTAAACCATGCCTGGAACATAAACAAATCTTTGGCCATTCTGGCAAACTAACTTTGACGCTTAAGTTTGTTTTCTGAGACTTACCGTTTCCAGGAGTCTCTCTCCAGTTCCAAGGAGGAACTCCATTTGCTGGAACAGCATCAACTGTAGTGATTGCAAGAGGATGACCATCATGATCAAGACTCCTTTCAAGGTTTAACCCCGGCCTGCCATTAGCTAGAACATTGATAGACAACACTTATCAAGATTCAAGACACATACACATTCCTCTAGAAACCAAACTGAGCCAACAAAAAAATAAGCTTCAAGAGGCAATGGACGAACAATATCTTGCATGATTGCATCTTTGTATATAGCAAGATAAAATAACACAAATTATGGACAAGATCAGTACCTTCAACGGATCCAAAAGAAATGCTCGGATCATCAAAACCTACGATGAAAGATAAAAGTCACCACCTTAACAAAAATAAAACTAAAACCCTCTAACCATTTCAAGTTCCAAAAGCACTATCTTCTTAAAAGATTAGTGAAGCTATATTAAGAACTATCTTATCAATATAAACTGAGAAACCCTAAATATATAGCCAATCAAAGTTGTTACCTTTATCAGTAAATTGCATAAAGGAATCAACTTTAGCAATGGGTGGCGTATTAGGACTCTTGCTATACTGTGTCACTTTCTTGCTCCTCTCCCTAAGAATATCTTCAATCTCCTTGTAATAAGACATCTTCGCCGACACATTCCCTCTGTCGTGATGCTTGGCCTTCTTATACTCCTTCAACAGATTCCTCCACTTGTCCGTACACATAGTCGGAGATCGATCGAACCCTTTCTCCCTCATCTTCGCCGAGATCTCCTCCCAGAGATGTTTGTTAGATTTGGAGGTGTTGAAGAGACCGTCCATGCCTCGGCGGAACATGATTAGGGAACGAGTCTCGTCTTGGACCCACGTCTCCGCTCGTTTCTTGGGAGCTTTCACTTCGTGATCCTCGCCGCTGCTTTCTCTTAAGAGAATCTGTTGCGGCTGGAGATGATTATGATGATGTTGATTGTGGTGATGGTGATTTTGATTGTGCGGCTGTAGATCTCCGTCGATAATCATGTTGCGTGCGGCGGTGGAGGAATTGGTGTTATCGTCTTTGTAGAAATCATTAGGACGGGGCTTGTCGGAAACGAACATTGCTGTCTTAAACGGAGACGGAGAGACAGTTTGTTGCCACCAAATACAAGCTACCGAGCACAGAGAAAATGTGGCGACCGCAGCAACTTTTTTTGGGTTTTCGGTAATTAATTAATTTAGGGGGTTTTATTATTCTACAAATTTGCGTGGATAACTACAAAATTTCAAAATTGTGGTTAAAATTTCAAAATTATTATTGAGATGTGTTAGAAATGTATATGAAGTAAAAGGTTTTTTTTTTCAAGGAATATTAGTTTCAAATAGTTGGAATGATTACAAAATATATATCCTTCCGTTTCCAAATATAAAATCGTTCAAGCAAAAAAAAATTGTTTCACAATATAAATAGTTTACATATTTTAATGTATCTTTTCATTTATTAGATATTGTGTGATCCAACAAATAATGTTAGGTTTTTTATAATTGGTTGAATTAATTGATTAAATGATATATATATATTTTTAAATTACAGCTTTCTAAATATTTGTGTTTTTAAGCAAAACTATTTACCGATTAGAAACGGAGCGAACATCTTTTATCTAAAATGAATACATAATGCTGACATATCCAGAAAGAAACTTTACTATTTAACTTTATTAAGTGTATACTAGTTTTAATAGTTTTTTTGTTTTACTTTTAAATAATATGAAAAACACACTACTGATGTTTTATTTAAATCTATATCTAAATATTAATGGTAATTTTGTCCGGGGACATTTTAATTAGATTGAACCAAACACTAGCTATCAAACGAGGAAAAAAGGTGGACAAGAACAAACCAGGCATATGATAAAAATGAAACCGTGGGTCATATCAATAAAACTACTTTCGATTTTAATGAAACAGACAGGTCCAATAATACTCGATTTCTTTTCAAAATTTCATTATTTTTATATATTTTCACAATCAATAATGCTCTAAACCGAAACTAAGCTCGTATTCTAACCGAATCAACCGTATTATAATAGGTTAGGGCAGCGCTAAGGGTTTGGTTTAAAAAACATATTTAAAAGTGGTCCGCTTGGAAATAATACAAGTGAAAAGACCTGGCAGGCCAGACCAAACACATACACAAAAAAAGAAGACAATATTAAAATCAATTAAAATAAAATAGATTTCGAGTTTTGATTAGCCATCGGAGAGAAGAAGAAGAATGATAGATAACTGGATCACGAGAGGGACAAAGAAGCAGAAGAAATAAACTTTAAAAGGGAATTTTTTTTTTTGTGAAGTCAACAACAAACAATGAAGGAAGGAAGGAGGTTTGTGTGTAATCGGCGAATTTTGTTTGATCTGTTTGTTTGTTTTTTTCTCGTCACTTTTCCCCAAAATCGCAATTTTTTATCTTTGTTTCAATGTATTGTTTCCTCTTTGATTGTTTTCAGAATCTGACCCCCAAAATCGCATAAAGTTTCGTACTTTGGAAGGGGGCTTTGCTGGAGAATTTAAGGATCTCTCTCTCTCTCTATTTCAGGTTCGTTATTCGTTGTTGTCTTGATTGTTGTTGTTACCTGGATTGTGAAGTTAGTTAATGAGATTTGTTATTCTAGGTATTGAGTTATGTGGAAACAGATCATAAGTAAGCTTCCTAAGAAGTCTTCAAAGAACCATTCTTCATCTAATGCAACTGCATCTACTTCCAAGAGTAGTAGTAGTAGTAGTGACAATGGAACCGGAAAGTCTCACGCCAAGAACGCTGCTCCAGCTGCAAAGCCTGCTGCTGCTTCCCCTCCTGACACAGGGCCCAAAGATGGCAACTTTAAGCAGGGTAACGGGATCTATGAAGCCTTGCCGAGTTTCAAAGACGTTCCAAACGCCGAGAAGCAAACCTTGTTTCTGAAAAAGCTCAGCTTGTGCTGTGTGCTGTTCGATTTCTCTGATCCCTCCAAGAACGTTAAGGAGAAGGAGATTAAACGTCAGACGTTGCTTGAGCTGGTTGATTACGTGGCTACTGCTAACGGGAAGTTTAGCGAGACTGTTATCCAAGAAGCGGTTAGGATGGTGTCCGTTAACATATTCAGAACGTTGAATCCTCAGCCTCGTGAGAATAAAGTTATCGATGCGTTGGATTTGGAAGAGGAAGAGCCTTCTATGGATCCTTCTTGGCCTCACTTGCAGCTTGTCTACGAGCTTCTCTTGAGGTTTATTGCTTCGCCTGACACCGAGACTAAGCTGGCTAAGAAGTACATTGACCAGTCTTTCGTCACGCGGTTGCTGGATCTGTTTGATTCAGAGGATCCTAGAGAGAGAGACTGTCTCAAAACCGTTTTGCATCGCGTCTATGGTAAATTCATGGTTCACCGTCCCTTCATCAGGAAATCCATAAACAATGTCTTCTACAGGTTTGTATTTGAGACTGAGAAACACAACGGGATTGCTGAGTTTCTTGAGATTTTGGGGAGTATCATCAACGGGTTTGCTCTGCCGCTTAAGGAAGAGCACAAAGTGTTTCTGGTTCGGGCGTTGATACCTCTCCACAAACCGAAATGCTTGCAGATGTATCACCAGCAGCTGTCTTATTGTATCACGCAGTTTGTGGAGAAAGATTGCAAACTTGCTGATACGGTTATAAGAGGACTGTTGAAGTCTTGGCCTGTGACGAATAGTTCTAAGGAAGTCATGTTTCTAAACGAGCTAGAGGAGGTGTTGGAAGCAACTCAGCCACCTGAGTTCCAACGGTGTATGGTCCCGTTGTTTCGCCGAGTTGCTCGGTGTTTGAACAGTCTCCATTTTCAGGTAACCATCTAATATGTTTCTCACCAATTGCGTTTTGAGTTTTTGATGATTCTTGGATGAGATTGAATGTGTATTGTCTGGTTGAGTCTTTTGCTTGCTTGATGTTGTTGTGCAGGTTGCGGAAAGAGCTTTGTTCTTATGGAACAACGATCATATCGAGAATCTAATAAAGCAGAACTGTAAAGTTATTCTTCCTATCATTTTCCCTGCACTGGAGAGAAACACTCAGAAGCATTGGAACCAAGCTGTTCATAGCTTGACGCTGAACGTGCAGAAGATATTTAATGACAACGATCCAGAGTTCTTCAAGGAATGTCTCGCCAAGTTCAGAGAAAGTGAATCAAAAGAAGCTGAAGTCGAAGCGAAACGCCAGGCCACATGGAAACGTTTGGAAGAGATTGGGATGCAAAAGCAAAAGAGTTCTTCTTCCTAAGGTTTGCTTTAGTTGTAGAGAGAGAGAGAGAGAGAGAGGTTTTGATTTTTGTAATTTCGTTTTTTACTGCATTGGAATATTGGTTTTCTTTTTGTTTTTTTGGTATTCTCTCCAGA
Coding sequences within:
- the LOC106343512 gene encoding trihelix transcription factor GT-1-like — protein: MFVSDKPRPNDFYKDDNTNSSTAARNMIIDGDLQPHNQNHHHHNQHHHNHLQPQQILLRESSGEDHEVKAPKKRAETWVQDETRSLIMFRRGMDGLFNTSKSNKHLWEEISAKMREKGFDRSPTMCTDKWRNLLKEYKKAKHHDRGNVSAKMSYYKEIEDILRERSKKVTQYSKSPNTPPIAKVDSFMQFTDKGFDDPSISFGSVEANGRPGLNLERSLDHDGHPLAITTVDAVPANGVPPWNWRETPGNGGDAHGQPFGGRVITVKFGDYTRRIGIDGTAEAIKETIRSAFRLRTRRAFWLEDEDQVVRCLDRDMPLGNYLLHVDGGVAIRVCHYDESNQLPVHTEEKIFYTEEDYRDFLARRGWTYLQVDGFRNIDNMDDLQAGAVYRGVRERM
- the LOC106294823 gene encoding serine/threonine protein phosphatase 2A 57 kDa regulatory subunit B' theta isoform, with the translated sequence MWKQIISKLPKKSSKNHSSSNATASTSKSSSSSSDNGTGKSHAKNAAPAAKPAAASPPDTGPKDGNFKQGNGIYEALPSFKDVPNAEKQTLFLKKLSLCCVLFDFSDPSKNVKEKEIKRQTLLELVDYVATANGKFSETVIQEAVRMVSVNIFRTLNPQPRENKVIDALDLEEEEPSMDPSWPHLQLVYELLLRFIASPDTETKLAKKYIDQSFVTRLLDLFDSEDPRERDCLKTVLHRVYGKFMVHRPFIRKSINNVFYRFVFETEKHNGIAEFLEILGSIINGFALPLKEEHKVFLVRALIPLHKPKCLQMYHQQLSYCITQFVEKDCKLADTVIRGLLKSWPVTNSSKEVMFLNELEEVLEATQPPEFQRCMVPLFRRVARCLNSLHFQVAERALFLWNNDHIENLIKQNCKVILPIIFPALERNTQKHWNQAVHSLTLNVQKIFNDNDPEFFKECLAKFRESESKEAEVEAKRQATWKRLEEIGMQKQKSSSS